TGCTTATTAGTTACGTCATAATCAGTATAATAAATTAGAGAGAAAATCACTAAATTTTGATGGCGAATTCGTCCCTTTGCAAAATATCCAGAAACTTTTTGAATGTGTTCATCTGATTCTTTGTTTCGAGTTTTATCATTCAATAATACAATTTCATTAGACTTGTCTACAAGCTTTGCATAAAACTCGGTTTCGGTCGGCATTGTCCGATTGAGTCGGATTCCAAATAGCAATAATCCTGTATACATTGTTGTTTTACCTGGGTTTTCCTTCATATATTGCAAAGACTCTAGAGCTGAAGTTCTATAATCGACAATAGCAGTCTTGAGTGATGTTTTCAACCTTTCACCAATACCACGAACCTTCAATGCTGCCATCACAATTATCAGATTGTAATAATCGATAAAGTACTGAACTAGGCAAACAATAGATTCATAGGTATTCTACTTCACAGGattatttaaaactttttcgatttctcataaatataaaaaattgatattagCATTAGAAAGAGATGACAAAactcaaaatattcaaaatgcaggGGTCTAGCGAAGCAATCGCTGTAACTCCTTAAAATAACGTCAAACAAAATGAAgtttccatgtttttttttcaagtcagTTAAATGAAATTCTTGACAGATGTGTTTAGTTAAATCAAACCGACTCATGTTCCAACTAAGCAGGTCATGTCAAACcgtaggataggattcacatatttatcccgggggagaggaaagtcgataagacggc
The genomic region above belongs to Styela clava chromosome 13, kaStyClav1.hap1.2, whole genome shotgun sequence and contains:
- the LOC120332436 gene encoding mitochondrial import inner membrane translocase subunit Tim29-like, whose product is MAALKVRGIGERLKTSLKTAIVDYRTSALESLQYMKENPGKTTMYTGLLLFGIRLNRTMPTETEFYAKLVDKSNEIVLLNDKTRNKESDEHIQKVSGYFAKGRIRHQNLVIFSLIYYTDYDVTNKHYESQCKFLRPKWREFHNRIVDIGLYRRWWVLRYHTTDYDINFEEFPKDLDSTWAQIKDFFNRILEISYFGNPAIPLSEQRKVRKAIEVVE